The DNA segment ggttGTCTTGTGCATGTGGCAGAAACCCCAAGCATGTTCCCTCCTCGGGGCCCTTGGActtgctgtcccctctgcctaGCACGTTCTCCCTCCAGGTTGCCACGAGGCTGCCAGCCGTCTCAGCTTCTTCAGCTCTCCTCTCAGTGAGGCCTCCCATACTCTCTACAGTCTCAGCCCCCTAGAcaccctcaccccatccccctgcTTAACTGCTCCCCTTAGCACTTCATCACTGCCGGTCACACCATccgggtttttggggtttttttttttacttttttttaaagggctgcgcccgtggcatatggagattcccaggctaggggtcacatcggagctacagctgctatgtcacagccacagcaactcgggatccaagccacatctgtgacctacaccacagctcacagcaacgccggatccttcatccactgggcgaggccggggattgaacccacatcctcatggatactggttgggttcatttctgctgcaccacaatggtggTGGGAAGCCCACACCATAGGTTTTTCTTGGGGACTACACCTGCCCCACCAGAATGCCACCTCCATGTCCGTCTGGTCCACTGCTGTATCTCTGTGTGGCTGGGACactacctggcacataataggagCTTAATGCATGTGTGTTAAGAGGATAAACAGCCCAGTGAGGTTAGTGCTATCCCTGTTTCTAGTGAaggaagtgaggctcagagaggttgagttaCTTGCTTTTATCACGCAGACAGTGGGTATCAGAAACCAGCTCAGGGGcgtgcctgctgtggctcagtgggttaagaatctgactagtatccatgaggatacgggtttgatccctggccttgctaagggggttaaggatccagtgttgctgtgactgtggcataggctgacagctgcagctctgcttcattccctagcctgggaacttcctatgccctgggtgtggccctttgaaaaagaaaagaaaccaattcAGCAGTCCTGAAGTCACAGCATACACGCTGGAGGCCTGGGACCGAAGAACACATGCAGAGAGCCTGATCTCTTATGTTCTGCCTGGTCTGGCTAACACAGAGTGTTGTCCAGGGAGGGACAGGGCGGGGGCCCGGCTGGAGAGGGCCCCATGTCCCTCACCTTTGGAACCTCCCTCTTCTCATTGACAGGTACCCAACCAACCACTTCGGGACACTGACAGGCCTGCAGTCTCTCACCAGTGCCATGTTCGCCCTGCTCCAGCAGCCACTCTTCATGGCCATGGTGGGGCCCTTGAAAGGAGAGGCCTTCTGGGTGAGAAGCAAGGGGAGCCCCTTTCCCGAGTTGGGGGTGGCAGGCTCTTGTGTTTGACGGAATCCCTCACTCTCGTCTCAGCCAGGAGGCACCTTGGATGTCTCTGATCTGGGGCTTCCCAAGCTGGCTGTCCATCAGAACCCCTCAGAGACTCCCCAGCCCACTGAATCAGCCTCTCTTGGCCTGGGCCCAGGACTCTGGAATAAGCTCCCAGGTGACTTGTCAAGTGGCCCGGTTCAGATCCAGCCTAGTTCCATCCAGTGCAAGGGTCTTCTCTCCAGTGCCCCTAGAAAGGGGTTCCTACAAATGCTCTTAGCTCAAACACCCCCAGCAATGGCAGCAGCcattgatgttttcatttttgttttctttttcttttttggccaccccacagcacgtggaattcccgggccagggatcagatctgagctgcagttgggacctatgctgcagctatggcagtgccagatcctttaaaccactgtgctaggGCCCAGGACCAACCtccatcctggtgctgcagagacatcacTGGTCttattgagccacagcaggaactctgctatTGGTCTTGTTAGAAAGGCTTTTCCTAATATCACATTGACCTCCCTAAAGCTGACATCTACCCTGAGGGTCACCCACTCCCGAACCCTCCTGCAAGAATGACAACGAAATGACCGCTGCCATTTACCAGGTGCTCTCCAGGTGCTGAGGACAGGTGCACTAGGCCTCTCCTTAGCTAGGGGCCACGGCGGCCCAGAGAAGGAGGCTCGTAGAGTTGAGACGGCTTTGCCCAGAGCCCCACAGTACATTGCACAGAGCGGGACTGCGCTGGGTCCAAGGCCCCCCTGAAGGCCCCTGGGCTGGGCCTCCCAGGCCTTTTGTCCCAGTCTGTGCCCCCAGCTCCTTTAACCACCTGAGAGCTTCTTCTCACCACCCCAGAAGGGGTCCCGTTGTCAGTGTCCTCAAAGGTCCAGCTTCCCAGCCCAGACTCCCCCAGGTCATTTGGGCACCGGCGTTAGCTGGGGTTCAGACCAGGCCCTGCCACTTCTCAAGGCTGCCGGACGCTCGGTGAGATGCCAGTGGGCACTCGTGAGCATTCAGTGTGTTTGTCGTTCTGGCCCAGGACCTGGAGTACAGACGGCTGCCTTCTCCTCCCTGAGGGAGGCTGAGGAGGGTCCCTGAGGGCGAACttgactttttctctctctccctcctttgccCTGAAGGTGAATCTGGGCCTCCTGCTCTTCTCACTCCTGGGATTCCTGCTCCCTTGCTACCTCTTCTGCTACCGTGCCCAGCTCCAGAGGGAGTATGCCACCCACTGGGAGGACCCCCCAAAGGGGCCTGCCAACCCCAAGGTGACAGCGTAGACCTCTGAGCCGAGGGACCTGGAAGAAGGCCACTGAGGCCAGCGCAGCCAAAGGGAGTGCCTCGTGGCTTTTCTACCTGTAACCTCCGCCCAGAGCTAGGGGCTGTGGATTTATAAATACGGACAGAAGTTCTGTTTTTGTAGAGActtgctaaaaggaaaaaaaaaaaaaaaagatttcccaaaGCAATGCTCCATTGACTGAAGATGTCCCCCATGCTAGGATTGGGCCTTCTTGATCCTGGGATTGGAGGAGGCCAGGGTGCCTTTGGCCACCCTGCCTTTTCCTCTGGGGCCTGTCCTAGGGGCTTGCCTGCTGGTGCTTCTTGGGGGCTTGTGGGATCAGTGAAGGGCAGCCCCCAAGGCCTCAGCTGTGTAGTGCCCAgagtgtacatgcatgtgtgtgggcGTGTGTGTATGAAACCACCTTCCCCTCGGAGGAAAGGGGCCTGAGGTGCTGGCTGTGTCCTGGATGGGGTGTCAGGGGGGAGCCCCTTCCTAGAGCTGGAGGGTGAGTTCCCTCCCTGGTGCTGCTGCTTGCAGATCttagaggaaattaaaagggaAGCGAGAGACTGGTGTGTCTCTCTTTGGctcggggtgggaggggggtgtTTACCCACACCCCCATCCCTCTTCCTCACCCACACTCAGTTGGGCATTAAGTAGGACACCCAAAGTGCCAGCCTGTCCACCTCTGGCTGTCTGGCTCACCTTCCTGTTCTCAACCATGCCCTGCCCTTAAGTGTCTGCAGGGAGTCTGGatccctgccctctgctcctgTCCACCACTTCCTAGGGTTTGGGGCACCTCTGGGTGCTTGGCCTTTGTCCCTACAGGGGATCAGGGAAGGATGCTTTGGAAAGAGTGCTAAGGAATGAGTCTCAGACTTTTCTATCAAAGCACCCCTGGAGGTCTCTTGTAAGGAAcactttcttaaaatattttatcttaaaacttTATGCAAATTCGAGCATCATTTTATGCTCTATTTATATTGACCTTTAGAAATAAAGTTAGGCTTTAAAATTACCtgcatcagagttccctggtggctcactgggttaaggatctagtgttgtcactgctgtgttgctggtttgatctctggcctgtgaacttccacatgccgcagatgtggaaaaaaaaaaaaaaagaaagaaagacaatcaTGTGCATCAAGGAAGACACTATCTTTAAGGACATGGGACCTTCCAGGAAGCGATACCTTATTTATCCCACTCCTGCATTTGTTTCTGTCCTGGGTCATAAGCCTTAGAGGCTGGAGTAAGTCACAGAATGGAGGCATAATGCAGGAAGGGGCCACCAATATTTTCTGAGGATCTGCCTGTCCTAGCTACACAGGTATCTCATTTCCTCCTAACTATCAATGATCTGTGTCTTCAGGCTGTTTTGTAGGTTGAGGAAAacccagagagaggaaggcaCAAGACCCAAGGGTACAGCTGGTAGGTAGTGAAGCTGTGCTTGGAAACCTCCAATTGTGAAGGCTGAGTCCTAACCACAAGGCTGCTAAGGCAATCAGTGGCAGAAAGGAGGTTCCAAGATAGCCCAGCTCCTGGCTGCCCTCTGAGGGCTAAGAATGACCGCAAAGGCCCtatccactccccaccccacacgcaaaaaaaaaatcccttggagAATCCCCAAATATTAACCTTGGAAGACAGTATTCTAGGTATGCCCTCCCTTTGTCTTAAACTCTAGTTTGAAATTGCTAAAACAGACTGACCCACTCGTTTTACCAACATCCACCGGGGTCTGGAGACTTGTCAAAGTCGTATAGCAGATCCCTGGCTGCTCTGAGCCCAGACTCCTGGCTTCCAACACAGTTCCCTTTTCGCAAAATATCAAATCAGGATTGGACAGCACCCATCAACGGGTTGAACGGGTTCCCGCCCGAGTCTCACCCCACTCCCTGTCCCGGACTTTGACTCTCCGCACAGTCTGGTGGAGGTTGATCACAAGCGATGAACAGAAAAGTGCGGCGGACGGAGGAGGCAAGTCGTGTGCACCGGGTACTCGGTGTGCCCAGCAGGCGGCGCTGCGTGGCCGCGGCTGGACCTGGGTGGGAGCGGGCGGcgagccaggaagggaaccctCACACCCCTCCGCATACACCCCATACCCACTAGTCTGCCTTTCCCGGGTCTCGATCTCCAGACCTCTACCCTGGCTTGCTCTGCCCTCCTTTGAGATGCCCCCAcgccacgcccccccccccttccacCCTTATCTCCTGCCCCACCGACTCTGGAGACTGAAGGAGGGGTCTCGACACTCCCCCTGCCCAGCTGTGGCCTGGGACCCGTTGGGAGATGCTAGCAGAGATCTCGGACTCCTGGGGGAGGGATGTCTCCCCTCTCCCCGTTCTGGGATGGGGaacttggggaggggggctgggcaggggaggaagCGAGCTGGAGCCGTGTTTGTCGCGGCGCTGCCGAGTGGAACAgatggctggggaggggagagggtacgtggcggggaggaggaggggtgcgGGGGCCGGAGGATGAGGAACGTGGAATTTCGACGCCCCGAGTCTCCCAGGAGAAGCCCCCCTCCCGGTCTCTTCCCAGAAAGAGGGGCGGGCTAGCGCCTGCCTTTTACGGGGAGAGCCCTGGCCTCGGGCCCGCAGCAGACCCCGCCGTCCCCCGCAGGCGCGCCCCTCACCCCTTAGACTCACCCCAGACGGCGGAGTCAAGGCCGCAGGGAGCGGCCTGGGTCGTAAGGGTTAATGGGGCCACTCTCcgggggaggggcgagggggcGGCGGGAAGTGGGCTCCAGAGCTGGGAGCGAGTTCAGGGATCGAGTTCAGGGATTGTAAATAGCTGTGGGGAAACGTGTTAATTGGAACGTTATGCAGATGAGCTGGGacggggggttggggagggcagagggagggagaaggtcGGACGGTGCCGACCCGAGGCAGGCCTGAAGGTCTCCTGCCAGAGGAGTGAGGGGGAGCTGTCCACGGGTTTACCTGCGCTTTGAACCTCGGGGGAGGACCGCTGGTCTCTGGAGGTGAGGCCTCCTCCCTGACCCTAGGGCTCCAGACACGGGACTTCCAGAGTCTCCACATCTGGGGACCAGAGGGTCACGACCTCAGATGGACCAGGAGGGTGGGGCAACATGCAAGTGACTGTGGCTGCTTACCTTGGGTCACATTTACTGCTTCCCCCCTCCCGCATTTGTCTCCATCCTCCTctcactctgtccttttttccccATCCCTGCCATCATTCTCTCCATGCAAGGGTGTAGTCTGTAACTCCCACCaggcgtgtttgtgtgtgtgtgtgtgtgtgtgtgtgtgtgtgttggtggggaATCTAACTTTGCTCCTATTGCTTTCTCCTGTCTGTCCCCCCAGGACCACCCCACCTTTGAGGAGCTGCTTCTTGGCCTTTAGAGAGCTTCATAACCCACCCCCATGTGCTAAAATGCAGGTTCCAGGGCTCCCTTCGGGATTTGGTTCAGTAGGTCTGAAGCACTCAGGCAGGAATTTGCATCTTAGCACTTTCTCACCTACATCAGATAGAAAAGACCTTCCTTTTGGAAACGCACTGCAGGGAATTGGTGGGCTGGAAAGACTGGACAAGCCTCCGTCAACagctccccactccctccttcaTGCTCCTGACCTCACCTCTGCTCAGCATGGCCATTTCTGCTTCCGGTGTGAGAGTACCAGGGCATGGGGAAGGtgccaggaaggagggaaggaagggggaaagggagggaggaaggagggagaaagaaagatagaGTCTGCACCTGACTCTTCCAGCTGAGCGGGATTGTACCCTTCTCTCTCCACTGcctgcttccctcctctctcaACCACCAGCCTTGCCTCATCTTCTTGCTTCACTGCCCCCTCATCTGAAGAAGGCCAAAGAATCTTGGGGTAGGCAGTTTGGATCTTAGGGGGTAATGGCAGAGCCAAAACCCCCACCTCtaaaagaaagaggcaaaggCACCCCGAGGGTTGGAAGACaacaggaggagggaggcagggcttgAGGAAAGATAATAATAACTACAAAGATGTAGGTCACCTTTCCGTGGGCTATTGCACTTACTCCCTACAAGGACTCAATTTAGGCAGACGCTAGTGCCCCCAGGttataaatgcaaaccaaaacacaacaaaacaagggctgttcagagaagttaagtgacttgatcaaggtcacacagtaagtggGAAAATAACTAGGTCAGGCACCCTTCTGCTTCCCCCAAATCATTGCTCAAGAGGCAACTGGGTAGCTGACCCAGGCCTACCCTCCCTGCGCCACCCCCAGGGGGACTGGCACCATGAACACGGATGAAAGGACATGCTCAGGTTTCGGAACATCTGACAAGTCTGGAAGCATTAAAAATTCATGTAGAAACCTGACCCCCGCTGGACCTTGGGCCTGCCACCTGGCCTGTCCCTGGCCCGGGGGGCAAATTTCCCTTCAGCAGGGTCCTGGGAGCCCCCAAGTCTTTGTCTTTCACAGGAGAGGGGTTCTTGCACGGATCAGGAAGTTAAAGGCAGGAGCCAGCAGCTCAGAAAGCAGGGTTGAAAGCCGTCCCCCCCCACCTAGAGGGTAAGAACCTTAGAGGTTTAAGGGCTTATAAACCTTGTCATCTGGCGTCCTTCTATCCCTCTCCCCAAGCAGATAGCTGCTCACTCTCAGTTGAGGGTGACTGAGCTTGGCTATGATACCCAAGGTGGCCAGCGGGGGGCTGCCATCTGCTAGGAGGGAAGGAACCCTAGCCTGAGCCTCTACAGGCAGCTTTGAAGGACAAGAACCtggcctcccccccccaccactgaCAACGTCAGCAAGACACAGTTTTGGCCTTGGGGAAGGGCCCAGGAGTCTGTCATCTGAGGACAGGGGAGAGGGTTCCTCATTTGGGGGAGAGACTGAGGAATTTTAGAAAGGGTTCAAAGTAGGTTTGTGGGTTTCAAAGTGCATGCTGACCGATGGCCAGCATGATATAGTCATTCTAGCCGGAGGGAAGGTTTTTGGGACAAGGCCACACGAGAGAAAAGGCTGGAGAGGCAGTTGGGACCAGCCTCTGAAGGGACTCTTTGAAGCTTTGCTTAGGTGTTTTCTCTTTAACCTGTAGGCAATAGGGAGCCGGTGTAGGTTCCTgagtaaaaacaaaatgacataaTGCAAATTTTGGTCGGATGAATCTGGCTAACATGGGCCAGCTGagtaggagggagagagagattgaatGGAGGAAAACCAGCGAGGAGGTTATTGCTATTTTCTCCTACATTCTAGGCATGAGGTAATGAGGAGATGCAGCAGGGAGGTAGCAGGAGGATGGAAAGGAAGGGCTGGATTGGGGCGAGAGGGAGACGGGGTAAACCGGGAGAGATTAGAGAAAAGGCAGGCTTAATTCGGCTAGGTGTCAGGCAGAGGAAAAGAACACAGATACGGAGAGGTGAATGAGTTTTGTTTCCTTCAGGGCTGAGGCATCATGGACAAATtctttcccctctctgggcctccactgCTCCCTCAGAGCATCCTTGGAGGTGGGCCTGGATGCCTTTGAAATCCCCCTCATGTCAGGGTGTGTGGCTCAGGCTTGTAAACTTGCATGGTTTGGGGAGGCTGGGGTTGTGTGTGAGCTTTCTGGTGGTGGTCTCTGTGGGGGGGACCCTTGTGAGCCACTGCACATGCCCGTCAGTATTTGGGGGGCATCTGCTCGCCTGTGGGACCCGTGGGTGTTGGCATGCCTGCACGTGCTCCCCGGCTCCgctctgtgtgagtgtgtgtgagagagcgTGGGTGTGCACGTGATGGGCGTCCGAGGGTCTGTctgggcgggtgggggtggggtggggggaaagtgCCATTGCTGTAGGCTTCTTCCTGAGACTCGCACACTCCTCCTGCTTTCACTCTTCTGAAATAGCATCTGGACCAAAGGCCCATGAATATTTCACAACGATAATTCTGTGACCTGGACAGCCTGCTTCTGATTTACCagcatccttccttctccccccgCCCAGGCCTCTCCTCCTTCAGAGCTCTTGCCTGCCTGGCCCCCCAAGTCCCACCTCCTAGCCTCCTCAAAACCAGCCTGATGCAGGCCCCCAGGAGACCCCAGATTTGGCACTCTCCCCCTCACCTCCAACCCCACAGCTTTATCCAAAGTCCACCTGCCTCAGGCTTTGGGTGTTTACTCTCCTGTTTCAACCACCTCGTCCCACCTTCTTCCTACTTGTCTGGCAGGGGCCACAGAATCTCAGCATCCTTGAGCTCTAGCACCCAGGTCCCCTCTCTTGCACTCCAAACTCACAAGTTAGatcccccccccgcttttttttttttttcctctttggaagttcctgggctaggggtcaaattggagttgcagcttccagtctatgccacagccacggtggtgcaggatcccagctgcacctgcaaactatgccacagctcacagcaatgctggatccttaacccactgatccagcccagggttcaaacctgcatcctcatggagactagtcgggttcttaacctgctgagccacaatgagaactccccaagttagatccttaaccctaaaTTTAAACCATCAAACCTTTCCCCAATTGCTTCTATCAGATGAGACTCATTCAAGTCCTTCTTAGCCAGGGCTCTTTCCTgtccccagcctctcctccacACACAAGATGAAACTTCTGATCATACCTCAAGCCAACAAAACATTCCAACTTGGGGTTCCTATCCCTCTGATCACCCTGGCCCCTTGGTTTCTCTTCTAACCTGCCTAGAGAACTGCTTATCTGACCTGACTCCTCCCTGCTGCCTTCTACCTCATAGGATCCAAAGGAAAGAGATCATTTGTCTACAGGATTGCTGTGTACAGCTATATAGGCTGTACACTGCACAAGGGTAGTCAGCTGAGGGGGGCAGTTGTGAGCTGAAATGCAGCCTTAGGCTCTGGTTGCTAAAGTGTTTGCTCTAGTATGGGGCTGGCTTCCCCTGGGGAAAAGGTAGCTTTTTCAGATTTACCCAAAGCCATGTTTGGGCTGGCTATGACCATGCCTGTCCATGCTACTCCTCCTTGTAGGGAAAAGTGATCACTGCTCTTCTTTCCTAAAGGAACAGGGCCTGGAAGAGAACCATTAGCCAGGAGGGAGACTGTCCCCAGGCTTAGCTCCTCTGGCACAGACAACTCAGGGTTGGCTGTAGCTGCTGCTTCTGGACAAATGGGGAGGGGAGGTGCCATCAGCATCCACTCCTGGCTGTCAGATTTCACCCGGCCTGCCTGAGATTCCAGAGTCACACCCCCCTTCCTCGGGCTTCAGCTCCTCATCACGGGGTGAAGAGCAAGAAGCACTGTGATGGTGCAGAATGGCTCCCCTTTTTCTAACCCTCCTGGTCCTGAAAGCCTGATGGTTCTAACCCCATCCCCTGCCATACTGGAGGTCCTGAGCCAACAAATCTTaacagaagataaaataatagaattttttaataaatttttttttttttttccccaaacaactTCTGTTGATCTTCACCACACAGGGGCTGTGGTGGAGACGAAAGTTCTCTCCAGGCACCCTAAAAAGTGTCCAGGGTAGACTTAGGAGAAAAGTATTTCTCCAGTGTCGGGAGGCTGAGGATGGCTAGGATAAGCGGGGGCCTAGTGTTGGCCTGGCCCCGGCTGAAGCATCCCTTCAAagggctcctgggggtgggggtggggggctcccgcCCCGGGAGCTTCCAAAGGCTCTGCTGGTGGAAGATGCTCTGCAGACAAAGCCCCTCCCGAGTCCACGGTGGGCGCTGGGAAAAGGGGTCAGCGGCTGCCAGGGGCGCCCACCCCAGCCTTGGGATGGGATCGGTTAATGGCCAGAGGTGGGCCGAACAGGGCTGAGCCGCCAGACAGGTCCTCTTGGGGCTGCCGTAAGCCAGCAGCCCGGGAGGCGGGGAGCGGTGGCCTGGTCCTGGGGAAGAGAGGACCTGGGCGAGGAAAGAAGGCAGCAAGGCCACAAGGCCGGGGCGGGGATTGGGCCAGAGCCGCATGGGGGatgagggaagggggcaggaggggaacACACTGGCCTCTTCAGTCACAGCACCGCAGTCAGAGGTGGTGGGGCGCCAGCAGCAAGAGGCAAAGCAGAGGGGTGGGGAGCCGGGCCGAGAGCGCAGGGCCGCGGGAGTCCGGGGGCGCCTGGCAGGCAGCGCCGGGGCACGTCTGCTCGCCCCGCTGGTCCTCGCCCCCGTAGCCCCCCCAGTAGTCGTCCTCGGTGGGAGCGTCCCCGCCCTGGCGCCCCCGCGGGTCTTCGGCCGGCAGGTCTCGGTAGAGGGTAGAGGGGTCGGCGGGGGGCGCCCCGGCCTCGGCCACCCCGTACAGGTGGTTGGATGAGCTGTTGCCGCGGGCGCGACTGCCCGGCCGCGTGGGCACGGCGGGCGGGCAGGCCTGGAAGTCGGCCTCGCGGAGGGTGCGCAGGTCGCGGCCCTGGCGCTCCGGAGGGGTGGCGCAGGTCACGTCGGAGCTGGATACGCGCGCGCGCTGGAACCAGGCCCAGAGCGGCCGCGCGCGGCAGTCGCACGCCCAGGGGTTGGCGTTGAGCCGTAGGAACTCGAGCGCCGGCAGGTCGGCGAGCGCCTCGCCGGGCAGCGAGGCCAGGCTGTTGTTGAACAGGTAGAGGATGGTGAGGCGGCTGAGGCCGCGGAAGGCCGCGCGGTGCACGCCCTGCAGCCGGTTCCCGTGCAGCAGCAGCCGGTCTAGGCTGCCCAGGCCGCGGAACACGTGCTCCGTGAGCAGCCGCAGGCGGTTCCCGTGGAGGAAGAGGTGGCTCAGGTTGGCCAGGTCCGCGAACAGGTCATCCTTTGGGGGTTAGGGAGGCGAGAAGAATAGAGTGGTCTTGAGACAGGGAAAGAAGAAATCCAGGAAAGAAGGGGAGCGTTATGATAGATGATAGACTACAAAGAGTTTGACCTGATTCTTAGAGTCCTGGGTTCGAATCCTGCCTCCTCTAAACTATTTTTTAGGAGGGCCGACCCTGCGGCACACGGGAGTTCCCCGGGCCAGCgttcgaacctgcgccacagcagcgacctgaaccgCCGCAGTaacagcaccaggtccttaacccactgagccacaggggagctcCTCCTCtaacctgtttatttatttatatatttttgtcttttttctttttttttttaagggccgtgtCCGctgcatatgaagtttcccaggctaggggtcttatcggagctgtagctgctggcctacgccacagccacagcaacttgggatccaagctgcatctgcgacctacaccacagctcatggcaacgccggatcgctaaccccaggagcgaggccagggatcgaacctgcaacctcatggttcctagtcgggtttgttaaccacggaaccacaacaggaactccctctaaccTGCTTAGAAGTTAATGTTGAGACAGGCAATATAGTTCTTAAAACTCGGGGGTGCGTCAGAGTCCCCTGCTGTTCCCTGAGCCCTGCCCctggagtttctgattcagcaggtctggggaggtggggaaagatTCTGCTTGTCTCTACAAGATCCCAGGTGCTGCTGCTACTACTGGTGGGAGGACCACGCTTGGAGAATAAGAACCCCTGGTTTGGCTAAGCCTGCAGACTTCCTGACTTCAAATCCTGGCCCTATCATTAGCTGTCACTTGAGCGAGTCACTCCACATCCCcgtgactcagtttcttcatctgtaaggtGTCGCGATTAAATGAAgcaacatgttttctttttttgtctgtttttagggctgcatccactgcacatagaagttcccaggctagggatcgaatcagagctgaagctgctggcctataccacagccatggcaacgccagatcttaacccactgaatgaggccagggatcaaacctgcatccttatggatactagtcgggttcgttactgctgagccaccacgggaactctgaagcAACATATATCAATATGTTGGGCATTCTATGAGTTAGCCATTACTGTGAACTTGGCCAAGCCAGcaatctgtttcttcatctataaaatgcggGTAAGTGTATCTCTTCCTGAGTTTGTTCCGAGGATTAAAGAAGACAATCCACATAGAGATCAGATAGGTGAGATGctgggcacagggcctggcacattggGATTTGGTCCAAAGGTGAAGCCCATAGGCTTGCGGGTCAGCaaagtctgggttcaaatctagcTTGCCTTCTTCCCAGCCACgttactttgggcaagttatttagcctcactgagcctcagtttccccattatGTATACTTCAGAAAACAACCCTCTCAGCAGGCTGAGGGAGGGTTATATGAGATCAGAACCTGGTGGGCATGTAGACACCCATCAATAAATGGTGGTTACTATGACAATAGGGACTCAGAATTAGGTCCTGTCCCTTTCTTCTAACAAAGGAGCTTCCTGGGGCCCCAAAATTTGGCTACTGGGCTGAGATATTAAGGGGACCAATTGTcagctccaccaccaccaccaccctgcccaGAGGCAactggagaaggggaggaagccTGCTATTCCAGGCTCTGCATCACTGTCCCCCTGAGAGGGGCTATGCACCTGCCCAAGGCTGGGGAGTTTCTGAGTCAGACCATGTTAGTGCTGGAAGGACCCTGAACCATGGTTCAGCAAGTAGAGGAGCGCATACgctccatggggggggggggggggggcgctgggcTATGCATTTTAACCAGTTCACCAAGGTATTGGTGATGGTCAA comes from the Phacochoerus africanus isolate WHEZ1 chromosome 4, ROS_Pafr_v1, whole genome shotgun sequence genome and includes:
- the RTN4RL2 gene encoding reticulon-4 receptor-like 2, with translation MLPGFRSLLQGPASACLLLMLLALPPAAPSCPMLCTCYASPPTVSCQANNFSSVPLSLPPSTQRLFLQNNLIRTLRPGTFGPNLLTLWLFSNNLSTIYPGTFRHLQALEELDLGDNRHLRSLEPDTFQGLERLQSLHLYRCQLSSLPGNIFRGLVSLQYLYLQENSLLHLQDDLFADLANLSHLFLHGNRLRLLTEHVFRGLGSLDRLLLHGNRLQGVHRAAFRGLSRLTILYLFNNSLASLPGEALADLPALEFLRLNANPWACDCRARPLWAWFQRARVSSSDVTCATPPERQGRDLRTLREADFQACPPAVPTRPGSRARGNSSSNHLYGVAEAGAPPADPSTLYRDLPAEDPRGRQGGDAPTEDDYWGGYGGEDQRGEQTCPGAACQAPPDSRGPALSARLPTPLLCLLLLAPHHL